One part of the Symphalangus syndactylus isolate Jambi chromosome 1, NHGRI_mSymSyn1-v2.1_pri, whole genome shotgun sequence genome encodes these proteins:
- the SPATA12 gene encoding spermatogenesis-associated protein 12 → MSSSALTCGSTLEKSGDTWEMKALDYSRLVPWPPRGLGSSTQHPNKPHCALASCQGPGVLPEAASALSELTFQGDVCQSETCQRYLQTAISLDIAVPKINLLGRPSSPPALLIQQGSCEKAIHNSTPQFPGMEDEDNERTTGWLWRLYEDIDAEPSSTGCSRSNQLTFIEGCFVRSLSTVYSNTHIHTQL, encoded by the coding sequence ATGTCCAGTTCTGCCCTGACTTGTGGGTCCACCTTGGAAAAGTCAGGAGACACCTGGGAAATGAAGGCACTAGACTATTCCAGACTCGTTCCATGGCCACCCAGAGGCCTTGGGTCATCCACCCAACATCCCAACAAACCCCACTGTGCACTGGCATCATGCCAGGGTCCAGGTGTTCTGCCAGAAGCAGCCTCTGCCCTCTCAGAGCTGACATTTCAGGGGGATGTGTGCCAAAGTGAGACCTGTCAGAGATATTTACAAACAGCCATCTCTCTTGACATCGCTGTACCCAAAATAAATCTTCTGGGAAGACCCTCTTCACCTCCGGCTCTCCTGATACAGCAAGGCAGTTGTGAGAAAGCTATTCATAACTCTACACCTCAATTTCCTGGTATGGAAGATGAGGATAATGAGAGGACCACAGGATGGTTGTGGAGACTGTATGAGGATATAGACGCTGAGCCCAGTAGCACAGGGTGCAGCCGTTCAAAccaactgacatttattgagggcTGCTTTGTCAGGTCCCTCTCTACAGTATactccaacacacacatacacacgcagcTGTAA